A genomic segment from Nicotiana tabacum cultivar K326 chromosome 7, ASM71507v2, whole genome shotgun sequence encodes:
- the LOC107760692 gene encoding beta-amylase 2, chloroplastic: protein MAAAFSSLVGQPRAILSASPTVSCSQIRKPANFPLQNSRFFLVNSSSVPRTCTMAMVGDDNVDPARDDHSINWPSYDDPKVVDVTPGLQERDFRDTPYIPVYVMLPMGIINMECEIVDANNLVNQLKILKSAKVDGVVVECWWGIVEAHTPQRYNWSGYKRLFEIVRDLNLKLRVVMAFHECGGNVGDDVHIPLPQWITEIGYRNPDIFFSDKDLRRTHECLTWGVDNERVLGGRIALEVYFDLMRSFRVKFDEFFENGVISEIEIGLGPCGELRYPSHPAKLGWKYPGIGEFQCYDKYLFNSLQKAAEASGSSSSGKGPWNAGSYNSKPQNTEFFRDGGEYNSIYGRFFLKWYTQVLIDHGDQVLGLANLSFKGTPIAAKLPGIYWWRNTKSGAAELTAGFYSVNCRDGYSPIASMLKKHEAALNFTCLELHTVYRDIDFPEALADPEGLVWQVLNVAWEAYIPVAGENARPCYHREGYNKILENAKPRNDPFGRHYLSAFTYLRLSPTLLEKHNFMEFERFVQKMHGVQCNYLSWSHFWNLE from the exons ATGGCTGCGGCGTTTTCTTCACTTGTTGGACAGCCACGGGCCATACTTTCAGCTTCTCCGACTGTCAGTTGTAGTCAAATCCGGAAACCGGCGAATTTCCCCTTGCAAAACTCAAGGTTTTTTTTGGTGAATTCAAGCTCTGTTCCTCGAACTTGTACCATGGCTATGGTTGGAGACGATAATGTTGATCCTGCTAGAGATGACCACTCAATTAATTGGCCTTCCTATGATGATCCAAAG GTTGTTGATGTTACTCCAGGGTTGCAGGAGCGAGATTTCAGGGATACCCCCTACATTCCCGTATACGTTATGCTACCT ATGGGCATCATCAACATGGAATGTGAAATTGTGGATGCTAATAATCTGGTTAACCAACTAAAGATCTTGAAGTCAGCTAAGGTGGATGGGGTTGTCGTGGAGTGCTGGTGGGGTATAGTGGAGGCACATACCCCACAAAGATATAATTGGAGTGGTTACAAGAGGCTTTTTGAAATTGTTCGAGATCTTAACTTAAAACTGCGG GTGGTAATGGCATTCCATGAATGCGGAGGAAATGTCGGTGATGATGTTCATATTCCTCTTCCACAATGGATTACAGAAATTGGTTATAGAAATCCTGACATATTTTTTTCTGACAAAGATCTAAGAAGAACCCATGAATGTCTCACCTGGGGAGTTGACAATGAGCGTGTTTTAGGAGGACGAATTGCTCTTGAG GTTTACTTTGATTTAATGAGAAGCTTCCGCGTGAAGTTCGATGAGTTCTTTGAAAATGGAGTCATCTCTGAGATTGAAATTGGACTTGGTCCATGTGGAGAATTACGATACCCTTCTCATCCTGCAAAACTTGGGTGGAAATATCCTGGTATTGGTGAATTTCAG TGCTATGATAAGTACTTGTTTAATAGCTTGCAAAAGGCAGCAGAGGCATCCGGATCCTCATCCTCTGGTAAAGGACCTTGGAATGCAGGTTCTTACAATTCGAAACCACAAAACACTGAGTTTTTTCGTGATGGTGGAGAATATAATAGCATTTATGGTAGATTTTTCTTGAAATGGTACACTCAAGTTTTAATTGATCATGGTGATCAAGTACTTGGCTTGGCAAATTTGTCTTTTAAAGGCACTCCTATAGCAGCAAAG CTACCAGGAATCTATTGGTGGCGCAACACTAAGAGTGGTGCAGCTGAATTAACAGCTGGCTTTTACAGTGTTAACTGTCGTGATGGCTATTCTCCAATTGCGTCAATGTTAAAGAAGCACGAGGCAGCTCTGAATTTCACATGTCTTGAATTGCACACAGTTTATCGGGATATTGACTTTCCAGAAGCATTAGCTGACCCGGAAGGACTAGTTTGGCAG GTGCTAAATGTTGCATGGGAAGCCTACATACCTGTTGCTGGTGAGAATGCACGTCCATGCTACCATAGAGAAGGCTACAACAAGATCTTGGAAAATGCCAAGCCTAGGAATGATCCATTTGGTAGACACTACTTATCTGCGTTTACCTACCTCAGGCTGAGCCCAACTCTGTTGGAGAAACACAATTTCATGGAGTTTGAACGATTTGTGCAGAAGATGCATG GTGTACAATGTAACTATCTGAGTTGGAGTCATTTCTGGAATCTGGAATAA